In Kineococcus sp. NBC_00420, a single genomic region encodes these proteins:
- a CDS encoding DUF998 domain-containing protein encodes MKGRIALAALAGLANANFLLAPLVGARIDLTTGVISELSVPGEPGSVWFRLGDGSAGLLCAVLALPVWRSGLRHARFRASCLTAFGLTTLVSAIVPLTCAPSLGVCPASSAGPELLHDGVSVIGTLGAVLGVLELAWRARGWALKPLAVLSAAVSGGAGVYEVVTFLQGGNGGGGDSQRYQVLAVSAWVLLEVVSQWRERGTSREAQVPPPV; translated from the coding sequence GTGAAGGGGCGGATCGCGCTGGCGGCCCTCGCGGGCCTCGCGAACGCGAACTTCCTGCTGGCCCCGCTCGTCGGGGCCCGCATCGACCTCACCACCGGCGTCATCAGCGAGCTGTCCGTCCCCGGCGAACCGGGGTCGGTGTGGTTCCGCCTCGGTGACGGCAGCGCCGGGTTGCTGTGCGCGGTGCTCGCGCTCCCGGTCTGGCGCAGCGGGTTGCGCCACGCCCGCTTCCGCGCGAGCTGCCTGACCGCGTTCGGGCTGACGACGCTGGTCTCGGCGATCGTCCCGCTGACCTGCGCGCCCTCCCTCGGGGTGTGCCCGGCGTCGTCGGCGGGGCCCGAACTCCTGCACGACGGGGTCAGCGTCATCGGCACCCTCGGGGCCGTCCTCGGTGTCCTGGAACTCGCCTGGCGCGCGCGGGGGTGGGCGTTGAAACCCCTCGCGGTGCTCTCCGCGGCGGTCTCCGGCGGCGCCGGGGTCTACGAGGTCGTGACGTTCCTGCAGGGCGGCAACGGCGGCGGTGGGGACTCCCAGCGCTACCAGGTCCTCGCGGTGTCGGCGTGGGTCCTGCTGGAGGTCGTCAGCCAGTGGCGCGAGCGGGGAACCTCCCGGGAGGCCCAGGTCCCTCCACCGGTGTGA
- a CDS encoding SigE family RNA polymerase sigma factor, whose protein sequence is MTTKDRNAGQGPPGFAEFATARYPDLVRLGTLLTGDTHLGEDLAQTGLLAVLRAWRRLHPDGHPEAYARVAMTRAAAKAGRRRWRGETPTGELPERADTGGDVEAALDARRMLAALPTPQRLVLVLRFWLDLSEQQTADALDCSLGTVKSRTSRALKALRESTSIVNGAR, encoded by the coding sequence GTGACCACGAAGGATCGCAACGCCGGCCAGGGGCCGCCGGGCTTCGCCGAGTTCGCCACGGCCCGCTATCCGGACCTGGTGCGGCTCGGCACCCTGCTGACCGGCGACACCCACCTCGGCGAGGACCTCGCCCAGACCGGGTTGCTCGCCGTGCTGCGGGCCTGGCGTCGCCTGCACCCCGACGGCCACCCCGAGGCCTACGCCCGCGTCGCGATGACCCGGGCCGCCGCGAAGGCCGGTCGCCGGCGGTGGCGGGGGGAGACCCCGACCGGGGAACTGCCGGAACGGGCGGACACCGGCGGCGACGTCGAGGCCGCCCTCGACGCCCGGCGGATGCTCGCCGCGCTGCCGACCCCGCAGCGTCTCGTCCTCGTGCTCCGGTTCTGGCTGGACCTCTCCGAGCAGCAGACCGCCGACGCCCTGGACTGCTCCCTCGGCACCGTGAAGAGCCGTACCTCCCGTGCGCTGAAGGCGTTGCGCGAGAGCACTTCGATCGTGAACGGAGCCCGGTGA
- a CDS encoding bifunctional lysylphosphatidylglycerol flippase/synthetase MprF — translation MLPPLLAGRARRGRIRRIGAVAVAFLGLVGVVSAITPPFRERFAPLLDVLPLAVPLGAKTVLVPVSIALLLLARGLRRGQRLAWGTTIGLLAASAGLHVLKGIDVEEAVLDVVALVWLAVNARSFPVLPSAARARRVGWVLAIGALVSLVVSAALVVAVGAERHPGETIEAVVQRLVGDQRTPFPKLRGDGGHAFLPLLNPSLLALGLTLLVVLGWILFSPHRPDVLSGEQRRAERERAREVVLRWGGETLDYFALRDDKDFFFASFEEGTGVVAHSVRNGVCLVSPDPIGPPQRRGALLVEFLDHVERNGWSVAVVGARADWLPSYEAVGLRPVYLGDEAVLDCSQFSLKGSSMKSLRGSVNRVAKAGITVEFHDGPTLPEAVKEELLAISGESRHGEAERGYSMTLSRLFDPADTGVLVSIARFADGRAAGFIQWTPAALVQGYSLDVMRRSTAEDVPNGLTDALIVATAQHLVENGLRGLGLNFAVLREIVSGEREGTFADLGRRALHALSSSAQIESLWKFNAKYDPDWRPRYVVLDSVEFSAAQGFTIADAEGVAELPVVGRFLGRRP, via the coding sequence GTGCTCCCTCCTCTGCTGGCCGGCCGCGCGCGACGAGGGCGGATCCGCCGCATCGGCGCCGTCGCGGTCGCCTTCCTCGGTCTCGTCGGTGTCGTCTCCGCCATCACCCCGCCCTTCCGCGAACGGTTCGCCCCGCTGCTGGACGTGCTGCCGCTCGCGGTCCCGTTGGGGGCGAAGACGGTCCTGGTGCCGGTATCGATCGCCCTGCTGCTGCTGGCCCGGGGCCTGCGCCGCGGTCAGCGGCTCGCCTGGGGCACGACGATCGGCCTGCTGGCCGCGTCGGCCGGTCTGCACGTGCTGAAGGGCATCGACGTCGAGGAGGCCGTGCTCGACGTCGTCGCCCTGGTCTGGCTGGCGGTGAACGCGCGGTCGTTCCCGGTGCTGCCGAGCGCGGCCCGGGCCCGGCGGGTCGGGTGGGTGCTGGCGATCGGGGCCCTGGTCTCGCTGGTCGTCTCGGCCGCGCTGGTGGTGGCCGTCGGGGCCGAGCGGCACCCGGGCGAGACGATCGAGGCGGTCGTCCAGCGCCTCGTCGGTGACCAGCGCACGCCGTTCCCGAAGCTGCGCGGGGACGGGGGCCACGCCTTCCTGCCGCTGCTGAACCCGTCGCTGCTCGCCCTCGGGCTGACGTTGCTGGTGGTCCTCGGCTGGATCCTCTTCTCCCCGCACCGCCCGGACGTGCTCAGCGGTGAACAGCGCCGCGCCGAACGGGAACGCGCCCGTGAGGTCGTCCTGCGCTGGGGCGGGGAGACCCTCGACTACTTCGCCCTGCGCGACGACAAGGACTTCTTCTTCGCCTCCTTCGAGGAAGGCACCGGCGTCGTCGCGCACAGCGTCCGGAACGGGGTCTGCCTCGTCTCCCCGGACCCGATCGGGCCACCGCAACGTCGCGGCGCCCTCCTCGTGGAGTTCCTCGACCACGTCGAACGCAACGGCTGGTCGGTCGCCGTCGTCGGGGCCCGCGCCGACTGGCTGCCCTCCTACGAGGCGGTCGGGTTGCGCCCGGTGTACCTGGGCGACGAGGCCGTCCTGGACTGCTCGCAGTTCTCGCTGAAGGGCTCGAGCATGAAGAGCCTCCGGGGTTCGGTGAACCGGGTCGCGAAGGCCGGGATCACCGTGGAGTTCCACGACGGACCCACGCTGCCGGAAGCGGTGAAGGAGGAGCTGCTCGCGATCTCCGGGGAGTCGCGCCACGGAGAGGCCGAACGCGGCTACTCCATGACGTTGTCCCGGTTGTTCGACCCCGCCGACACCGGCGTCCTGGTGAGCATCGCCCGGTTCGCCGACGGCCGGGCCGCGGGCTTCATCCAGTGGACCCCGGCCGCCCTGGTGCAGGGGTACTCCCTCGACGTCATGCGCCGCTCCACCGCCGAGGACGTGCCGAACGGGTTGACCGACGCCCTCATCGTGGCGACGGCCCAACACCTCGTGGAGAACGGGCTGCGCGGGCTGGGCCTCAACTTCGCCGTGCTGCGCGAGATCGTGTCGGGCGAACGCGAGGGGACCTTCGCCGACCTGGGGCGCCGGGCGCTGCACGCGTTGTCGAGCAGCGCGCAGATCGAGTCGCTGTGGAAGTTCAACGCCAAGTACGACCCGGACTGGCGACCCCGCTACGTCGTCCTGGACTCCGTGGAGTTCTCCGCGGCGCAGGGGTTCACGATCGCCGACGCCGAGGGGGTCGCGGAACTCCCCGTCGTCGGGCGGTTCCTCGGCCGGCGTCCGTGA
- the rarD gene encoding EamA family transporter RarD yields MTPVDQRAAEHTESPSAEHRTRTGVLAGLACYCVWGLFPFFFHALAPTGAVELLAWRVLWSLALSVLVVTGLRRWPAVLAVLRSPRQRGLLAVAAVAIAVNWGVYGLAVVTGHVLEASLGYFVNPLLTVLLGVVVLRERLRRTQWIAVGIGLAAVAVITADLGRLPWMALTLAVSFGSYGLLKNRLARHGSGVDPLTGLSVETGFLALPAAAALLVLGDRLTFTGFGAWHTVLLVLSGPLTLGPLLLFAVAAGRVPLSVIGMLQYLTPVLQFVAALVLGETMPASRWVGFGLVWVALAVLTTDAVRRRGRPRVWESTGS; encoded by the coding sequence ATGACCCCCGTGGACCAGCGCGCAGCAGAGCACACCGAGTCTCCCTCGGCCGAGCACAGGACGCGCACCGGAGTCCTCGCCGGCCTCGCCTGCTACTGCGTCTGGGGCCTCTTCCCGTTCTTCTTCCACGCCCTCGCCCCGACCGGCGCGGTGGAGCTGCTGGCCTGGCGGGTGCTCTGGTCGCTGGCGCTGTCGGTGCTGGTGGTGACCGGGTTGCGCCGCTGGCCCGCGGTCCTGGCCGTGCTGCGCTCGCCGCGGCAACGGGGCCTGCTGGCGGTCGCGGCCGTCGCGATCGCGGTGAACTGGGGCGTCTACGGCCTCGCCGTGGTCACCGGTCACGTCCTCGAGGCCTCGCTGGGCTACTTCGTGAACCCGTTGCTGACCGTCCTGCTCGGGGTGGTGGTGCTGCGGGAACGGCTGCGCCGCACCCAGTGGATCGCCGTCGGGATCGGGCTGGCCGCGGTCGCCGTCATCACCGCGGACCTGGGGCGGCTGCCGTGGATGGCGCTGACGCTGGCCGTCTCCTTCGGCAGCTACGGCCTGCTGAAGAACCGCCTCGCCCGGCACGGCTCGGGGGTGGACCCGCTGACGGGGTTGAGCGTCGAGACCGGGTTCCTGGCCCTGCCCGCGGCCGCCGCGCTGCTCGTCCTCGGGGACCGGCTGACCTTCACCGGCTTCGGCGCCTGGCACACCGTGCTGCTGGTGCTGTCCGGTCCGCTGACCCTCGGCCCGTTGCTGCTGTTCGCGGTGGCCGCCGGCCGGGTGCCGCTGAGCGTCATCGGGATGCTGCAGTACCTGACCCCGGTGCTGCAGTTCGTCGCGGCGCTGGTGCTGGGCGAGACGATGCCGGCGTCGCGCTGGGTCGGGTTCGGGCTGGTCTGGGTGGCGCTGGCGGTGCTCACGACGGACGCGGTGCGCCGCCGGGGACGGCCCCGGGTCTGGGAGTCCACCGGGAGTTGA
- a CDS encoding FAD-dependent oxidoreductase, whose protein sequence is MTDSNRPLRVAVVGAGPAGIYASDILSKADLTATGFDGVGIDLFERLPAPFGLVRYGVAPDHPRIKQIIVALEKVLGRGDVRLLTNVDFGTDVTLEELRHHYDAVVFSTGSIKDATLAIPGVEAPESYGAADFVSWYDGHPDYPREWPLEAETVAVLGAGNVALDVARVLAKHADDLLPTEIPANVYEGLKSSKVKDVHVFARRGPAQAKFSPLELRELGHVPDVDVIVDPEDFEFDEGSMEAIAKSNQTKQVVKTLTDWTLKEGESSASRRLHLHFLHAPVEVLTTEDGHVRGLRTERTRLTGDTSVEGTGDFHEWDVQAVYRAVGYFGSPLEGVPFDELKGVISNHEGRVLAPGGETVEGVYCTGWIKRGPVGLIGHTKSDASETVKHLLADAAALQRAEEPDPQAILDFLRGKGVDVLTWSDWEVLDAHERSLGEPHGRQRVKVVSREDMIKHSRGTV, encoded by the coding sequence GTGACCGATTCGAACCGTCCGCTGCGCGTCGCCGTCGTCGGAGCCGGACCGGCCGGGATCTACGCCTCGGACATCCTCTCCAAGGCCGACCTCACGGCCACCGGTTTCGACGGGGTCGGCATCGACCTCTTCGAGCGCCTCCCCGCGCCGTTCGGTCTGGTCCGCTACGGCGTCGCCCCCGACCACCCGCGCATCAAGCAGATCATCGTCGCGCTGGAGAAGGTCCTCGGCCGCGGTGACGTCCGGTTGCTGACCAACGTCGACTTCGGTACCGACGTCACCCTCGAGGAGCTGCGCCACCACTACGACGCCGTCGTCTTCTCCACCGGCTCGATCAAGGACGCGACGCTCGCGATCCCCGGGGTCGAGGCCCCGGAGAGCTACGGCGCGGCCGACTTCGTCTCCTGGTACGACGGGCACCCCGACTACCCGCGCGAGTGGCCGCTGGAGGCCGAGACCGTCGCCGTCCTCGGCGCCGGCAACGTCGCCCTCGACGTGGCCCGCGTGCTGGCCAAGCACGCCGACGACCTGCTGCCGACGGAGATCCCGGCCAACGTCTACGAGGGGCTGAAGTCCTCCAAGGTCAAGGACGTGCACGTCTTCGCCCGCCGCGGTCCCGCGCAGGCGAAGTTCTCGCCGCTGGAGCTGCGCGAACTCGGGCACGTGCCCGACGTCGACGTCATCGTCGACCCCGAGGACTTCGAGTTCGACGAGGGCTCGATGGAGGCGATCGCGAAGTCCAACCAGACCAAGCAGGTCGTGAAGACGCTCACCGACTGGACGCTGAAGGAGGGGGAGTCGAGCGCCTCGCGCCGGCTGCACCTGCACTTCCTGCACGCCCCGGTCGAGGTCCTCACCACCGAGGACGGGCACGTCCGGGGGCTGCGGACCGAACGGACCCGCCTCACCGGCGACACCTCCGTCGAGGGGACCGGCGACTTCCACGAGTGGGACGTCCAGGCCGTCTACCGCGCCGTCGGCTACTTCGGCTCCCCGCTGGAGGGCGTCCCCTTCGACGAGCTGAAGGGCGTCATCTCCAACCACGAGGGCCGCGTCCTGGCCCCCGGGGGTGAGACCGTCGAGGGCGTCTACTGCACCGGCTGGATCAAGCGCGGCCCCGTCGGGCTCATCGGGCACACCAAGTCCGACGCCTCCGAGACGGTCAAGCACCTCCTGGCCGACGCGGCCGCGCTCCAGCGCGCCGAGGAGCCCGACCCGCAGGCGATCCTGGACTTCCTGCGGGGCAAGGGCGTCGACGTCCTGACCTGGTCGGACTGGGAGGTCCTCGACGCCCACGAACGCTCGCTCGGCGAACCCCACGGCCGCCAACGTGTCAAGGTCGTGTCCCGCGAGGACATGATCAAGCACTCCCGCGGGACGGTCTGA
- a CDS encoding electron transfer flavoprotein subunit beta/FixA family protein, giving the protein MRVVVCVKHVPDIQSPRSLGDDGRLVRGGDDDTLNELDEDALEAGLRTAEAAGFPGEGHDVTVLTLGPAPAVEALRRGLAMGASTAVHVSDEAVAGSDAIATARVLAAAIAKLHAEDPVDLVVAGMAALDGLTSLVPAALAELLGWPQLTLADEITLSEGVVRVQRETSTDVEVLTAAAPAVLSVTDQAFRARFPNFKGIMAARKAPVTSWTLADLALDPATVGSAGSATTLVHAQPRPERPDRIVVTGDAETVPALVDYLSQKGFQ; this is encoded by the coding sequence GTGCGCGTCGTCGTCTGCGTCAAGCACGTCCCCGACATCCAGTCGCCCCGCTCCCTCGGCGACGACGGGCGCCTCGTCCGCGGCGGGGACGACGACACCCTCAACGAGCTCGACGAGGACGCCCTCGAGGCCGGGCTGCGCACGGCCGAGGCCGCCGGCTTCCCCGGTGAGGGCCACGACGTCACCGTCCTGACTCTCGGCCCGGCGCCCGCGGTCGAGGCGCTGCGCCGCGGGCTCGCGATGGGCGCGTCCACCGCCGTGCACGTCAGCGACGAGGCCGTCGCCGGCTCCGACGCCATCGCCACCGCCCGGGTCCTCGCCGCGGCGATCGCCAAGCTGCACGCCGAGGACCCCGTCGACCTGGTGGTCGCCGGGATGGCCGCGCTCGACGGGCTCACGTCCCTGGTCCCCGCGGCGCTCGCGGAACTGCTCGGGTGGCCGCAGCTGACCCTGGCCGACGAGATCACCCTCAGCGAGGGTGTGGTGCGGGTGCAGCGCGAGACGTCCACCGACGTCGAGGTCCTCACCGCCGCGGCGCCCGCGGTGCTCTCGGTCACCGACCAGGCCTTCCGCGCCCGCTTCCCGAACTTCAAGGGGATCATGGCCGCCCGCAAGGCACCGGTGACGTCGTGGACGCTCGCCGACCTCGCTCTCGACCCGGCCACGGTCGGGTCCGCCGGCTCCGCCACGACGCTCGTGCACGCGCAGCCGCGCCCCGAACGACCCGACCGGATCGTCGTGACCGGGGACGCGGAGACCGTTCCCGCCCTGGTGGACTACCTGTCGCAGAAGGGTTTCCAGTGA
- a CDS encoding electron transfer flavoprotein subunit alpha/FixB family protein — translation MNVLVLVDHADGAVRPTALELLTLARDLTSASGGVVVHAVWVGESPQTELLAAHGAATLHQVHVDGADAQLTASVVDALQTVITAVEPSLLLVASTFEGKEVAARLAVRAGAGVVTGAASVAVEDGRWVARKSVLAGSWDTACAATGRLAVVALAPNVVPAAPLAVPADTTLVEHTVAASPAARAVTVVSRTKRPTGDRPALAEAEVVVVGGRGVDGDFSGVEELADVLGAAVGATRVATDEGWIGHEAQVGQTGVTISPRLYIGLGVSGAVHHRGGMDAAGTVVAVNNDPDAPIFEFADYGIVGDLGEVVPALVAELRARRP, via the coding sequence GTGAACGTCCTGGTTCTCGTGGACCACGCCGACGGCGCCGTCCGCCCCACCGCGCTGGAACTGCTGACGCTCGCGCGCGACCTCACGAGCGCTTCCGGTGGTGTCGTCGTGCACGCGGTCTGGGTGGGGGAGTCGCCGCAGACGGAGCTCCTCGCCGCGCACGGCGCCGCGACGCTCCACCAGGTCCACGTCGACGGCGCCGACGCCCAGCTGACGGCCTCCGTCGTCGACGCCCTGCAGACGGTGATCACCGCCGTCGAACCGTCGCTGCTGCTCGTCGCCTCGACGTTCGAGGGCAAGGAGGTCGCGGCCCGGCTCGCCGTCCGCGCCGGCGCCGGGGTCGTCACCGGGGCCGCCTCGGTCGCCGTCGAGGACGGGCGGTGGGTCGCCCGCAAGAGCGTCCTCGCCGGGTCCTGGGACACCGCCTGCGCCGCGACGGGCCGGCTCGCCGTCGTCGCGCTGGCCCCGAACGTCGTGCCGGCCGCGCCGCTCGCCGTCCCCGCCGACACGACTCTCGTCGAGCACACCGTCGCGGCCTCCCCGGCGGCCCGGGCGGTCACCGTCGTCTCCCGCACGAAGCGGCCCACCGGCGACCGGCCGGCGCTGGCCGAGGCCGAGGTCGTCGTGGTCGGCGGCCGCGGTGTCGACGGGGACTTCTCCGGGGTCGAGGAGCTCGCCGACGTCCTCGGCGCGGCCGTCGGCGCGACCCGCGTCGCCACCGACGAGGGCTGGATCGGGCACGAGGCCCAGGTCGGGCAGACCGGCGTGACCATCTCGCCCCGCCTCTACATCGGCCTCGGCGTCTCCGGCGCCGTCCACCACCGCGGGGGGATGGACGCGGCCGGCACGGTCGTCGCCGTCAACAACGACCCCGACGCCCCGATCTTCGAGTTCGCCGACTACGGGATCGTCGGCGACCTCGGCGAGGTCGTCCCCGCGCTCGTGGCGGAGCTGCGGGCCCGCCGCCCCTGA
- a CDS encoding alpha/beta hydrolase, translating into MGLDDPLTRWIAIGVAVVATVALVVCWRGLARRGFLAVLGRSVALLGVNVSVLMAVFLVVNAQFGLFSDWADLLGTQQVVTTTQASGSASGSATAQASEAAPVRLDGYDGRVWRAQVPGPRSGTTAEALVVLPTGYGTTPAPAGGYPVIEAFHGYPGTPEQWLDAMHLLPSLDAAVTAHQLAASVVVIPTLEVPAGRDTECVDGGDGQPKLETWLSQDVPDYVEQHYTVSRQARSWATIGLSMGGWCANEMAMLHPDRFSAAIAFGGYSRLDLGSWKPFSADSPPAKRYDLVALAKQNPPAVRLWALASKEDGLSWPSTQALASAVHGPTTMTLVTQQQGGHRTSIWAGIVPQALTWLGSAPGFAPAT; encoded by the coding sequence GTGGGTCTCGACGATCCGCTGACGAGGTGGATCGCCATCGGCGTCGCAGTGGTGGCCACGGTGGCGCTGGTCGTCTGCTGGCGGGGGCTGGCCCGGCGGGGGTTCCTCGCCGTCCTGGGACGCTCGGTGGCCCTGCTCGGGGTCAACGTGAGCGTCCTCATGGCCGTCTTCCTCGTCGTCAACGCCCAGTTCGGCCTGTTCTCGGACTGGGCGGACCTCCTCGGGACCCAGCAGGTCGTCACGACCACGCAGGCCAGCGGGTCGGCCAGCGGGTCGGCCACCGCCCAGGCGTCCGAGGCCGCCCCCGTCCGTCTCGACGGCTACGACGGGAGGGTCTGGCGGGCCCAGGTCCCCGGTCCCCGCTCCGGCACCACGGCCGAAGCCCTGGTGGTCCTGCCCACCGGGTACGGCACCACCCCCGCCCCGGCCGGGGGGTACCCCGTCATCGAGGCCTTCCACGGCTACCCGGGGACCCCGGAGCAGTGGCTCGACGCGATGCACCTGCTGCCCTCGCTGGACGCCGCGGTCACCGCGCACCAGCTGGCCGCGTCCGTGGTGGTCATCCCGACGCTGGAGGTGCCCGCCGGGCGCGACACGGAGTGCGTCGACGGTGGGGACGGGCAGCCGAAGCTGGAGACCTGGCTGTCGCAGGACGTCCCGGACTACGTCGAACAGCACTACACGGTGAGCAGGCAGGCGAGGTCGTGGGCCACCATCGGACTGTCCATGGGTGGGTGGTGCGCCAACGAGATGGCCATGCTGCACCCCGACCGCTTCAGCGCAGCGATCGCCTTCGGCGGCTACTCACGCCTCGACCTGGGGTCCTGGAAGCCGTTCTCCGCGGACAGCCCCCCGGCGAAGCGCTACGACCTCGTCGCCCTCGCGAAGCAGAACCCGCCGGCCGTGCGGTTGTGGGCGCTGGCGTCGAAGGAGGACGGGCTGTCCTGGCCGAGCACCCAGGCGCTCGCGAGCGCGGTGCACGGGCCCACCACGATGACCCTCGTCACCCAGCAGCAGGGCGGTCACCGGACCAGCATCTGGGCGGGCATCGTCCCGCAGGCGCTGACCTGGCTGGGGTCGGCGCCGGGGTTCGCGCCGGCGACCTGA
- a CDS encoding SGNH/GDSL hydrolase family protein, whose translation MSFPRARSPRTSRTVALLLAVCAAACAGPDDAASSSAPLRLLSLGDSVPAGDVCGCTAFPDLVADGLAPEGEADVVQRASGGATSTDVDSVLQQLSADEGPRLGAPDVVLLQAGANDLVQQVDLATSTAGAVDTDATIERVVATLAGTVDELRATGARVVVLDYWAVGLDGEVAEQEYTPAELHDQVALTDAFDDRLAAAVGSKALFVDLRPVFHGVDGTGDPTTLLAADGDHPDAAGHRAIADAVLDVLAGSEGAAGSPGDR comes from the coding sequence GTGAGCTTCCCGCGGGCCCGCTCCCCGCGCACCTCCCGGACCGTCGCCCTCCTGCTGGCCGTCTGCGCGGCCGCCTGCGCCGGTCCCGACGACGCCGCCTCGTCCTCCGCCCCCCTGCGCCTGCTGTCCCTGGGCGACTCCGTGCCGGCGGGGGACGTCTGCGGCTGCACCGCGTTCCCGGACCTGGTCGCCGACGGCCTCGCGCCCGAGGGCGAGGCCGACGTGGTGCAGCGGGCCAGCGGCGGCGCGACCTCGACCGACGTCGACTCCGTCCTGCAGCAGCTCTCGGCGGACGAGGGACCCCGGCTCGGTGCGCCGGACGTCGTGCTCCTGCAGGCCGGGGCCAACGACCTCGTGCAACAGGTCGACCTCGCGACCTCCACCGCGGGAGCCGTCGACACCGACGCGACGATCGAGCGGGTGGTGGCGACGCTGGCGGGAACCGTCGACGAGCTCAGGGCCACCGGGGCCCGGGTCGTGGTCCTCGACTACTGGGCCGTCGGCCTGGACGGCGAGGTCGCCGAGCAGGAGTACACCCCGGCCGAGCTGCACGACCAGGTCGCCCTGACCGACGCCTTCGACGACCGCCTCGCTGCCGCGGTGGGGAGCAAGGCGCTCTTCGTGGACCTGCGTCCGGTGTTCCACGGCGTCGACGGGACCGGCGACCCCACGACGCTGCTCGCCGCGGACGGCGACCACCCCGACGCCGCCGGGCACCGGGCCATCGCGGACGCCGTGCTGGACGTGCTCGCCGGCTCGGAGGGTGCTGCCGGTTCGCCGGGAGATCGCTGA
- a CDS encoding MFS transporter yields MSTLHDTVLATPSEPLVRRRAALGSFVGTTIEWYDYYLYGTAAAIVLGPLFFPNVGGAVGVIAAFATYAVGFAARPLGGAVAGHIGDRVGRKAVLVASLLVMGISTAAIGLLPTHDRIGVWAPVLLVAARLLQGFSAGGEWGGAVLLAVEHAPTGRRGLFGAIPQMGSAAGMVLASGGFWLTRTLTSSENFLAWGWRIPFLASAVLVVIGLVIRLKVTDSPAFTALREADATSRRPVAEVLATNKRGVLLTTGMRLGQNGAYVLYTVFALNYLTNHVREDGADVGLLAVLVASVVSLAATPLWGLLSDRVGRKPVYLFGSVLTAVFTVPAFLLLDTGSTVLIVGAMVIAINLGHDSQYGAQGAFFAEQFDSRTRYSGASLGYSIGAVLGGGLTPLIAASLLAAGNGSPWIVAGYLSFLAVLTTISAALTRETAHRPLEGLSR; encoded by the coding sequence GTGAGCACCCTGCACGACACCGTCCTCGCGACGCCCAGCGAACCCCTCGTCCGCCGCCGGGCGGCGCTGGGGAGCTTCGTCGGCACCACCATCGAGTGGTACGACTACTACCTCTACGGCACGGCCGCGGCGATCGTCCTCGGCCCGCTGTTCTTCCCGAACGTCGGTGGCGCGGTCGGCGTGATCGCCGCGTTCGCCACCTACGCCGTGGGTTTCGCCGCCCGCCCCCTCGGCGGTGCGGTGGCCGGTCACATCGGCGACCGGGTGGGCCGCAAGGCGGTCCTCGTGGCCTCGTTGCTGGTCATGGGGATCTCCACGGCGGCCATCGGTCTGCTCCCCACCCACGACCGGATCGGGGTGTGGGCCCCGGTCCTGCTGGTCGCGGCGCGACTGCTGCAGGGTTTCTCGGCCGGGGGTGAGTGGGGCGGGGCCGTCCTGCTCGCCGTCGAGCACGCCCCCACCGGCCGGCGCGGTCTGTTCGGCGCGATCCCGCAGATGGGTTCCGCGGCCGGCATGGTCCTGGCCAGCGGGGGTTTCTGGCTCACCCGCACCCTGACCTCGAGCGAGAACTTCCTCGCCTGGGGGTGGCGGATCCCGTTCCTGGCCAGCGCCGTGCTCGTCGTCATCGGGTTGGTCATCCGGCTCAAGGTCACCGACTCCCCGGCGTTCACCGCGCTGCGCGAGGCCGACGCGACGTCGCGCCGACCGGTCGCCGAGGTGCTGGCGACGAACAAGCGCGGGGTGCTCCTGACGACCGGCATGCGGTTGGGCCAGAACGGCGCCTACGTCCTCTACACGGTGTTCGCGCTGAACTACCTGACCAACCACGTCCGCGAGGACGGGGCCGACGTCGGGCTGCTCGCCGTCCTCGTCGCCTCCGTCGTGAGCCTCGCCGCCACCCCGTTGTGGGGTCTGCTCTCGGACCGGGTGGGTCGCAAACCCGTCTACCTGTTCGGGTCGGTCCTCACCGCGGTGTTCACGGTGCCCGCGTTCCTGCTGCTCGACACCGGCTCCACCGTCCTGATCGTGGGCGCGATGGTCATCGCGATCAACCTCGGTCACGACAGCCAGTACGGCGCGCAGGGCGCGTTCTTCGCCGAGCAGTTCGACAGCCGCACCCGCTACAGCGGTGCGTCCCTCGGGTACTCCATCGGCGCGGTCCTCGGCGGCGGTCTGACCCCGCTCATCGCCGCGTCGCTGCTGGCCGCGGGGAACGGTTCGCCCTGGATCGTCGCGGGGTACCTGAGCTTCCTCGCCGTCCTCACCACCATCTCGGCGGCGCTCACCCGCGAGACCGCGCACCGACCTCTGGAGGGACTGTCCCGTTGA